A window from Dunckerocampus dactyliophorus isolate RoL2022-P2 chromosome 15, RoL_Ddac_1.1, whole genome shotgun sequence encodes these proteins:
- the men1 gene encoding menin — protein MGLHTPQKKHFPLRGIDGVVQLFDAELRKSEPDLALLSLVLGFVEHFLAVNRVIPINVPGVRFEPLEPDCPNSCFPTVELGMISALYERFTAQIRGAVDLSQYRRTPAGSSRELVKKVSDVIWNSLSRSYFKDRAHIQSLFSLITGTKLDSSGVAFAVVAACQVLGLKDVHLALSEDHAWVIFGKNGEETAEVTWHGKGNEDRRGQTVTAGVSEKSWLYLKGSYMKCDRNMEVAFMVCAINPSLDLHTDSSELLQLQQKLLWLLYERGNLDRYPMAMGTLADLEDQEPIPGKESPLEIHLKAVNSAQKHYNNEHIYPYMYLAGFHYRHRNVRDALRAWADAAQVMQDYNYFREDEEIYKEFFDIANDVIPTLLKETAAEIPTEGGDAGEACDKDQPKQAAALSALQDPECFAHLLCFYDGICKWEEGSPTPVLHVGWATYLVQSLSRFDAQVRQKVSIITKEPDCQEDDDASSEDPWEGRRRGSRRESKLEEQNSPLAAAPTSPASQTTVAAPPQPKKVGEAVARRRPLQGQRGAEGAEAKPKSPSPNAAPSPQQQQTASPCPGAPVVIFQSEKMKGMKGLLCAAKVNSSAIKLQLTAQSQVQMKRQKSTPPGDYSMSFMKRQRKAL, from the exons ATGGGTTTGCACACGCCTCAGAAGAAGCACTTTCCCCTGCGGGGGATCGACGGTGTCGTTCAGCTGTTTGACGCCGAGCTCCGCAAGTCCGAGCCAGACCTGGCCCTCCTCTCGCTGGTCCTGGGCTTTGTCGAGCACTTCCTGGCGGTCAATCGTGTGATTCCCATCAACGTGCCCGGCGTACGCTTTGAGCCGCTGGAGCCAGACTGTCCCAACTCGTGCTTCCCCACCGTGGAGCTGGGTATGATCTCGGCGCTATATGAGCGCTTCACGGCGCAGATCCGCGGGGCGGTGGACCTGTCCCAGTACAGGAGGACACCTGCAGGCTCCAGTCGAGAGCTGGTGAAGAAAGTGTCAGACGTGATCTGGAACAGTCTCAGTCGCTCCTACTTTAAAGATCGGGCTCACATCCAGTCTCTCTTCAGCCTCATCACTG GGACCAAACTGGACAGCTCTGGGGTGGCCTTTGCTGTGGTGGCCGCCTGCCAAGTCCTGGGTCTGAAGGATGTGCACCTGGCTCTGTCTGAGGACCACGCCTGGGTGATCTTTGGCAAGAATGGTGAAGAAACGGCCGAGGTCACCTGGCACGGGAAAGGTAACGAGGACAGGAGAGGACAGACGGTCACAGCAGGAGTCAGTGAGAAG AGCTGGCTCTACCTAAAGGGCTCCTACATGAAATGTGACAGAAACATGGAGGTGGCCTTCATGGTGTGTGCCATCAACCCTTCACTGGACCTGCACACTGACAGCTCTGAGCTCCTGCAGCTACAGCAG AAGTTGCTGTGGTTGCTGTATGAACGAGGCAACCTGGACAG GTATCCAATGGCAATGGGGACTCTGGCAGACCTGGAGGACCAGGAACCAATCCCAGGCAAGGAGAGCCCACTGGAAATCCACCTCAAG GCCGTGAATTCTGCCCAGAAACATTACAACAACGAGCACATCTACCCTTACATGTACCTGGCTGGCTTCCACTACAGGCACAGGAACGTGCGGGACGCGCTGAGGGCGTGGGCTGACGCCGCCCAGGTCATGCAGGA CTACAACTACTTCCGCGAGGATGAGGAGATCTACAAGGAATTCTTTGACATTGCAAACGACGTCATTCCCACTCTGCTGAAGGAAACTGCTGCCGAGATTCCCACGGAGGGCGGCGACGCGGGAGAAGCCTGTGATAAA GATCAGCCAAAGCAGGCAGCCGCCCTCTCGGCCTTGCAGGACCCAGAATGCTTCGCTCACCTGCTGTGCTTTTACGACGGCATCTGCAAGTGGGAGGAGGGTAGTCCCACGCCGGTGCTGCATGTGGGATGGGCCACCTACCTGGTCCAGTCCCTCAGCCGCTTTGATGCGCAG GTGCGTCAGAAAGTGTCCATCATCACCAAAGAGCCAGACTGTCAGGAGGACGACGACGCGTCCAGTGAGGATCCTTGGGAGGGCCGGAGACGAGGGTCCCGTAGGGAGTCCAAACTAGAAGAACAGAACTCTCCACTCGCTGCTGCCCCCACCTCCCCAGCCTCCCAGACGACGGTGGCAGCGCCACCTCAGCCCAAGAAAGTAGGCGAGGCTGTGGCCCGTCGCCGCCCCTTGCAGGGCCAGCGGGGCGCAGAGGGGGCCGAGGCCAAGCCCAAGTCTCCCAGCCCCAATGCGGCGCCTTCccctcagcagcagcagactGCGTCACCCTGCCCGGGCGCCCCCGTGGTCATCTTCCAGAGCGAAAAGATGAAGGGGATGAAGGGGTTGCTGTGCGCCGCCAAGGTGAACTCCAGCGCCATCAAGCTGCAGCTCACCGCTCAATCTCAGGTCCAGATGAAGAGGCAGAAGAGCACGCCGCCCGGGGACTACTCCATGTCCTTCATGAAGAGACAACGCAAGGCTCTTTAG
- the map4k2 gene encoding mitogen-activated protein kinase kinase kinase kinase 2 isoform X1, whose amino-acid sequence MNNIGVSFLDPLNDYELIHRIGCGTYGDVFKARNIRTSQLAAIKIVKLDPGDDITSIQQEITMMKECKHKNIVAYFGSYHRNTKLWICMEYCGGGSLQDIYHVTGPLKEKQIAYVCRETLQGLYHLHETGKMHRDIKGANILLTERGDVKLADFGVAAEISASVAKRKSFIGTPYWMAPEVAAVEKKGGYNHLCDIWAVGITAIELAELQPPMFDLHPMRALMLMSKSSFQPPKLKEKTKWSSAFQSFVKMALIKSPRKRPSAETLLQHPFVTQLLTRNLVIELLDMANNPELHPSHDMDDNELEIGTDAPDKIHSAGKHLPVERTVSEEQFDQVKFGPPLRKVTEPYPDLQGSYDDDWSLSGDEDDSPSLLECVEQALQLRSLTIRRAPSTDGGKRSGLFSPTTASLPAFCSLSINTSDRDTTQRPTCTLGPDASATSDSTCSSAVLARCSATQDIRQRCSDPCLPVGDAVIASTLCSPKKETPLSPEWSTLRKKTEDSRADFHGLPPTPQVHMGACFSKVFNGCPLKIHCAVTWIFPKTRDQYLILGTEEGIYTLNLNELHEDTLEKLLPQRCTWLYVMNNVLMSVSGKSSQLYSHSLTALFEQKGHLQKKYSSLSLGTSRFTERIGTRKFALSVKIPDTKGCRRCSVARNPYTDSTFLCGAVPSGLVLLLWYEPLQKFMHLKHIATRLPDSLPIFELLVLVTDEFPQLCVGVRGCTNGNRFTDQQLKFDIIELNGTPISEPENGAVKAVQVSQLDRDTVLIALEKSVKIVNLQGLPSKEFAADMGFDFRIETLVCLQDSVLAFWKHGLKGKSFHSNEITQEITDESRVFRVLGTNRDIILQSTPTDDPSALSNVYILTGHESSY is encoded by the exons atgaacaacatcggGGTGTCATTCCTCGACCCTCTGAACGACTACGAGCTCATCCACAGGATTGGGTGCGGCACCTACGGGGATGTCTTCAAG GCTCGCAACATCCGCACGTCCCAACTAGCAGCCATCAAGATTGTCAAGCTGGACCCAG GTGATGACATCACGTCCATCCAGCAGGAGATTACCATGATGAAGGAGtgcaagcataaaaacatcGTGGCCTACTTTGGCAGCTACCACAG GAACACCAAACTGTGGATTTGCATGGAATACTGCGGGGGAGGCTCCCTTCAGGATATTTACCACG TGACAGGCCCATTGAAGGAGAAACAGATCGCATATGTGTGCAGGGAGACCCTCCAG GGCTTGTATCATCTGCATGAAACGGGCAAAATGCATCGAGACATCAAG GGCGCCAACATCCTTTTGACAGAGCGAGGAGACGTCAAACTGG CGGATTTTGGCGTGGCTGCAGAGATCAGCGCCTCTGTGGCCAAAAGGAAGTCTTTCATAGGAACACCCTACTG GATGGCTCCAGAGGTGGCAGCTGTGGAAAAGAAGGGCGGCTACAACCACCTGTGTGACATTTGGGCCGTCGGTATTACGGCCATCGAGCTGGCTGAGCTCCAGCCCCCCATGTTTGACCTCCACCCAATGAG AGCTTTGATGTTGATGTCCAAGAGCAGTTTCCAACCCCCAAAGCTAAAGGAGAAAACTAAGTG GTCTTCAGCCTTCCAAAGCTTTGTAAAAATGGCACTCATCAAAAGCCCTCGTAAAAGGCCGTCCGCTGAGACGCTGCTACAG CATCCGTTCGTGACACAGTTGTTGACGCGCAACCTGGTCATTGAGCTGCTGGACATGGCCAACAACCCCGAGCTGCACCCCTCACACGACATGGACGACAACGAACTGGAG ATTGGGACAGATGCTCCCGACAAGATCCACTCTGCAGGAAAACACCTGCCTGTGGAGAGGACAGTGTCTGAAGAACAAT ttGATCAAGTGAAATTTGGCCCCCCACTGAGGAAAGTCACAGAACCCTACCCTGATTTG CAAGGCTCTTATGATGACGACTGGAGTTTGTCTGGAGATGAAGACGACTCGCC GAGCCTGTTGGAATGTGTGGAGCAAGCTCTGCAGCTGAG GAGTTTAACCATTAGGAGGGCGCCATCTACTGAT GGAGGGAAGAGGAGCGGTTTATTCAGTCCGACAACAGCCTCCCTGCCGGCCTTCTGCTCTCTCAGCATCAACACAAGTGACAGAGATACAACACAGAGGCCGACCTGTACGCTGGGTCCGGATGCTTCTGCCACGTCGGACTCGACCTGCTCATCAG CAGTTTTGGCGAGGTGCTCAGCCACACAGGACATCAGGCAGCGTTGCAGTGACCCATGTCTGCCTGTGGGGGACGCTGTGATTGCCAGCACTCTTTGCTCCCCCAAAAAAGAGACACCACTCTCACCCGAATGGAGCACGCTGAGAAAGAAGACTGAGGACTCT AGGGCTGATTTTCATGGACTTCCTCCTACCCCTCAAGTCCAT ATGGGGGCCTGCTTCTCCAAAGTCTTCAATGGCTGCCCTCTTAAAATCCACTGTGCTGTCACCTGGATTTTTCCCAAAACGAGAG ATCAGTACCTTATTCTTGGGACAGAGGAGGGAATCTACACGCTCAACCTGAATGAACTTCATGAGGATACGCTTGAGAAG CTGCTCCCTCAGCGTTGCACATGGTTGTACGTTATGAACAACGTGCTGATGTCCGTATCAG GGAAGTCTTCGCAGCTTTATTCCCACAGTCTGACCGCTCTGTTCGAGCAGAAGGGACACTTACAGAAAAAATACAGCAGTCTGTCGCTCGGCACAAGTCGTTTCACGGAGAGGATTGGCACCAG GAAGTTTGCCTTATCTGTGAAGATCCCTGATACTAAAGGCTGCAGGAGATGTAGTGTAG CTAGAAACCCATACACGGACAGTACTTTTTTATGCGGAGCTGTTCCATCCGGCCTAGTTCTACTTTTGTGGTATGAGCCCCTCCAGAAGTTCATGCATCTAAAG CACATAGCCACAAGGCTACCGGACTCTCTGCCAATATTTgagctgctggtgttggtcaCCGATGAGTTCCCCCAGTTGTGTGTCGGGGTGAGGGGCTGCACCAATGGGAACCGCTTTACCGACCAGCAACTGAAGTTTGATATCATAGAGCTGAATGGCACACCCATTTCAGAACCAG AAAATGGTGCAGTCAAAGCAGTCCAGGTCAGCCAGTTGGACAGAGACACTGTTCTCATTGCATTAGAAA AAAGCGTAAAGATTGTCAACCTGCAGGGCCTTCCGTCCAAAGAGTTTGCTGCTGATATGGGCTTTGACTTCCGCATTGAAACATTAG TTTGCTTGCAGGACAGCGTGCTAGCTTTCTGGAAGCACGGCCTTAAAGGGAAGAGTTTTCATTCAAATGAG ATCACACAAGAGATTACAGATGAGAGTCGAGTATTCCGAGTTTTGGGAACAAACAG
- the map4k2 gene encoding mitogen-activated protein kinase kinase kinase kinase 2 isoform X2, which yields MNNIGVSFLDPLNDYELIHRIGCGTYGDVFKARNIRTSQLAAIKIVKLDPGDDITSIQQEITMMKECKHKNIVAYFGSYHRNTKLWICMEYCGGGSLQDIYHVTGPLKEKQIAYVCRETLQGLYHLHETGKMHRDIKGANILLTERGDVKLADFGVAAEISASVAKRKSFIGTPYWMAPEVAAVEKKGGYNHLCDIWAVGITAIELAELQPPMFDLHPMRALMLMSKSSFQPPKLKEKTKWSSAFQSFVKMALIKSPRKRPSAETLLQHPFVTQLLTRNLVIELLDMANNPELHPSHDMDDNELEIGTDAPDKIHSAGKHLPVERTVSEEQFDQVKFGPPLRKVTEPYPDLQGSYDDDWSLSGDEDDSPSLLECVEQALQLRSLTIRRAPSTDGGKRSGLFSPTTASLPAFCSLSINTSDRDTTQRPTCTLGPDASATSDSTCSSVLARCSATQDIRQRCSDPCLPVGDAVIASTLCSPKKETPLSPEWSTLRKKTEDSRADFHGLPPTPQVHMGACFSKVFNGCPLKIHCAVTWIFPKTRDQYLILGTEEGIYTLNLNELHEDTLEKLLPQRCTWLYVMNNVLMSVSGKSSQLYSHSLTALFEQKGHLQKKYSSLSLGTSRFTERIGTRKFALSVKIPDTKGCRRCSVARNPYTDSTFLCGAVPSGLVLLLWYEPLQKFMHLKHIATRLPDSLPIFELLVLVTDEFPQLCVGVRGCTNGNRFTDQQLKFDIIELNGTPISEPENGAVKAVQVSQLDRDTVLIALEKSVKIVNLQGLPSKEFAADMGFDFRIETLVCLQDSVLAFWKHGLKGKSFHSNEITQEITDESRVFRVLGTNRDIILQSTPTDDPSALSNVYILTGHESSY from the exons atgaacaacatcggGGTGTCATTCCTCGACCCTCTGAACGACTACGAGCTCATCCACAGGATTGGGTGCGGCACCTACGGGGATGTCTTCAAG GCTCGCAACATCCGCACGTCCCAACTAGCAGCCATCAAGATTGTCAAGCTGGACCCAG GTGATGACATCACGTCCATCCAGCAGGAGATTACCATGATGAAGGAGtgcaagcataaaaacatcGTGGCCTACTTTGGCAGCTACCACAG GAACACCAAACTGTGGATTTGCATGGAATACTGCGGGGGAGGCTCCCTTCAGGATATTTACCACG TGACAGGCCCATTGAAGGAGAAACAGATCGCATATGTGTGCAGGGAGACCCTCCAG GGCTTGTATCATCTGCATGAAACGGGCAAAATGCATCGAGACATCAAG GGCGCCAACATCCTTTTGACAGAGCGAGGAGACGTCAAACTGG CGGATTTTGGCGTGGCTGCAGAGATCAGCGCCTCTGTGGCCAAAAGGAAGTCTTTCATAGGAACACCCTACTG GATGGCTCCAGAGGTGGCAGCTGTGGAAAAGAAGGGCGGCTACAACCACCTGTGTGACATTTGGGCCGTCGGTATTACGGCCATCGAGCTGGCTGAGCTCCAGCCCCCCATGTTTGACCTCCACCCAATGAG AGCTTTGATGTTGATGTCCAAGAGCAGTTTCCAACCCCCAAAGCTAAAGGAGAAAACTAAGTG GTCTTCAGCCTTCCAAAGCTTTGTAAAAATGGCACTCATCAAAAGCCCTCGTAAAAGGCCGTCCGCTGAGACGCTGCTACAG CATCCGTTCGTGACACAGTTGTTGACGCGCAACCTGGTCATTGAGCTGCTGGACATGGCCAACAACCCCGAGCTGCACCCCTCACACGACATGGACGACAACGAACTGGAG ATTGGGACAGATGCTCCCGACAAGATCCACTCTGCAGGAAAACACCTGCCTGTGGAGAGGACAGTGTCTGAAGAACAAT ttGATCAAGTGAAATTTGGCCCCCCACTGAGGAAAGTCACAGAACCCTACCCTGATTTG CAAGGCTCTTATGATGACGACTGGAGTTTGTCTGGAGATGAAGACGACTCGCC GAGCCTGTTGGAATGTGTGGAGCAAGCTCTGCAGCTGAG GAGTTTAACCATTAGGAGGGCGCCATCTACTGAT GGAGGGAAGAGGAGCGGTTTATTCAGTCCGACAACAGCCTCCCTGCCGGCCTTCTGCTCTCTCAGCATCAACACAAGTGACAGAGATACAACACAGAGGCCGACCTGTACGCTGGGTCCGGATGCTTCTGCCACGTCGGACTCGACCTGCTCATCAG TTTTGGCGAGGTGCTCAGCCACACAGGACATCAGGCAGCGTTGCAGTGACCCATGTCTGCCTGTGGGGGACGCTGTGATTGCCAGCACTCTTTGCTCCCCCAAAAAAGAGACACCACTCTCACCCGAATGGAGCACGCTGAGAAAGAAGACTGAGGACTCT AGGGCTGATTTTCATGGACTTCCTCCTACCCCTCAAGTCCAT ATGGGGGCCTGCTTCTCCAAAGTCTTCAATGGCTGCCCTCTTAAAATCCACTGTGCTGTCACCTGGATTTTTCCCAAAACGAGAG ATCAGTACCTTATTCTTGGGACAGAGGAGGGAATCTACACGCTCAACCTGAATGAACTTCATGAGGATACGCTTGAGAAG CTGCTCCCTCAGCGTTGCACATGGTTGTACGTTATGAACAACGTGCTGATGTCCGTATCAG GGAAGTCTTCGCAGCTTTATTCCCACAGTCTGACCGCTCTGTTCGAGCAGAAGGGACACTTACAGAAAAAATACAGCAGTCTGTCGCTCGGCACAAGTCGTTTCACGGAGAGGATTGGCACCAG GAAGTTTGCCTTATCTGTGAAGATCCCTGATACTAAAGGCTGCAGGAGATGTAGTGTAG CTAGAAACCCATACACGGACAGTACTTTTTTATGCGGAGCTGTTCCATCCGGCCTAGTTCTACTTTTGTGGTATGAGCCCCTCCAGAAGTTCATGCATCTAAAG CACATAGCCACAAGGCTACCGGACTCTCTGCCAATATTTgagctgctggtgttggtcaCCGATGAGTTCCCCCAGTTGTGTGTCGGGGTGAGGGGCTGCACCAATGGGAACCGCTTTACCGACCAGCAACTGAAGTTTGATATCATAGAGCTGAATGGCACACCCATTTCAGAACCAG AAAATGGTGCAGTCAAAGCAGTCCAGGTCAGCCAGTTGGACAGAGACACTGTTCTCATTGCATTAGAAA AAAGCGTAAAGATTGTCAACCTGCAGGGCCTTCCGTCCAAAGAGTTTGCTGCTGATATGGGCTTTGACTTCCGCATTGAAACATTAG TTTGCTTGCAGGACAGCGTGCTAGCTTTCTGGAAGCACGGCCTTAAAGGGAAGAGTTTTCATTCAAATGAG ATCACACAAGAGATTACAGATGAGAGTCGAGTATTCCGAGTTTTGGGAACAAACAG